The following proteins are co-located in the Alcaligenes faecalis genome:
- a CDS encoding M23 family metallopeptidase — protein sequence MFSKGKRASSHLDIHQPRSARALVIRAGLITLALGSFVAAGALAVVMPSSPEPQIYQARTTLTLPSDLTVLQAQDQQTYITETRIRRGDTLSALLQRMEVREEGLLQFLTHDKKARSIYKLYPGRAIQAALDTNGNLQWLRYRHTPYSEQSGQGQARWLEVRPDGNNGFIAQEQSDLAQTRVRVAQATINSSLFGASDQAGIPDNITLQMADVMGSKIDFLKDLRKGDSFRVVYESYGHEGQDVGSGRLLAVEFNNQGKTHEAAWFQPENGSGGYYDFSGQSLKGAFLRTALKFTRISSTFGGRRHPVHGGWRNHKGVDYAAPSGTPIHATADGTVEFIGRQNGYGNTIILKHHGQFTTLYAHQSRFAAGLRKGDRVEQGQLIGYVGSTGWATGPHLHYEFRIAQKAVDPLSVDLPVARVLDAPQRKQFQQTLASYQNNFALLHTDAEPVKLASR from the coding sequence ATGTTCAGCAAAGGGAAACGCGCCTCGTCCCACCTCGACATCCACCAGCCTCGGTCCGCCCGAGCCCTAGTTATCCGCGCCGGTTTGATCACGCTTGCCCTTGGCTCTTTTGTAGCCGCCGGCGCACTTGCCGTGGTCATGCCCAGCAGCCCGGAACCCCAGATTTACCAAGCCCGCACCACCCTGACCCTGCCTTCGGATCTGACCGTGCTGCAGGCCCAGGACCAGCAAACCTACATTACTGAAACCCGTATCCGCCGCGGCGACACCCTATCCGCCCTGCTCCAGCGCATGGAAGTCCGTGAAGAAGGGCTATTGCAGTTTCTGACGCATGACAAAAAAGCGCGTTCGATCTACAAGCTTTACCCCGGTCGAGCCATACAAGCCGCACTGGATACCAACGGCAATTTGCAGTGGCTGCGCTACCGTCATACCCCCTATTCCGAACAATCCGGCCAAGGTCAAGCCCGCTGGCTAGAAGTGCGCCCTGATGGCAATAACGGCTTTATCGCCCAGGAACAGAGCGATCTGGCCCAAACCCGAGTACGTGTGGCACAGGCCACCATCAACAGCTCCCTGTTTGGCGCCAGTGATCAGGCCGGTATTCCCGACAACATCACCCTGCAAATGGCAGATGTGATGGGCAGCAAGATCGACTTTCTGAAAGACCTGCGCAAAGGCGACAGCTTCCGCGTGGTCTACGAGTCCTACGGCCATGAGGGCCAGGACGTAGGTTCAGGCCGCTTGCTGGCAGTGGAGTTCAACAATCAGGGCAAAACCCATGAGGCTGCTTGGTTCCAGCCCGAAAACGGCTCTGGCGGTTACTACGACTTCAGTGGCCAAAGCCTCAAAGGTGCTTTTCTACGTACGGCCTTGAAGTTCACCCGTATCAGCTCGACTTTCGGCGGTCGCCGTCATCCGGTACATGGCGGCTGGCGTAACCACAAAGGCGTAGACTATGCAGCACCCTCTGGCACCCCCATCCATGCCACGGCAGATGGCACAGTGGAATTCATAGGTCGCCAGAACGGATACGGCAACACCATCATTCTTAAGCATCACGGTCAGTTCACCACGCTGTACGCCCACCAAAGTCGCTTTGCCGCTGGTCTGCGCAAAGGAGACCGCGTAGAACAGGGTCAACTGATTGGATATGTAGGTTCGACCGGCTGGGCAACAGGCCCGCATCTCCATTACGAGTTCCGGATTGCCCAGAAAGCGGTTGACCCCCTGTCGGTAGACCTGCCAGTCGCCCGCGTTCTGGATGCACCGCAGCGCAAACAGTTCCAGCAAACCCTGGCTTCCTATCAGAACAACTTTGCCTTGCTGCACACAGATGCTGAACCCGTGAAACTGGCCAGCCGCTAA